A stretch of Heterodontus francisci isolate sHetFra1 chromosome 44, sHetFra1.hap1, whole genome shotgun sequence DNA encodes these proteins:
- the LOC137355991 gene encoding tight junction-associated protein 1-like, producing the protein MYVALEEYWSAHSEDSAVLQIAMGDAQANVCICSTPSVLHETIRDFVLKSLECDLNLRPSTAEASVPPSWHLCYKTGSPLTRCSQCTQYHNRNSAEGGHSAHRVHTGSQRAIPSVPLCKTVHNSEKELLTDTHHLKFLQEENEDLQRCLARATYRMAKMDSDFKASLGCLESELQRARADLGHLREKFWRLQENFSSTQQVNEFMEEKLDTISQNMETERKSLKQQISELINRLTSAQRTSCALENINIPSLLPEMVSQHGREELETSVNPPSFLDVTIFTPPTSFMDEGPETDAGARSHSECPISSAAVPVAGLHCQVGTVLEDNGSYRPEEQGSTTSQEEPTRPLRTSGTSAPRGRTLFTSWKPCLKANPPLEWFEALKGNESRAAGGEPEAGHLPSAGRFAARHDDPFGPIAREQQLTAALSVTNEGGRREFNPNRQQPPRYGKDMDPKSHYLLSGPCGVVSSSAGSEDEAVGSWSKIFAGKVPASVVRGQELDHHSLLSDFVKTFQTNGSTSLCGSDGKAVRGDIGNHLTSPGLLGANWDPSPQPSLADSKRWANQWGEEIGYQLFEVGGWSRDDDAPWRPQEGVRAVGGEEQPRGDLGAMTRPRPSAKHRPATAPKPRMGQLPGTRPSEDSA; encoded by the exons ATGTATGTAGCTCTG GAGGAATATTGGTCAGCACATTCAGAGGACTCTGCTGTCCTTCAAATAGCAATGGGTGACGCACAAGCAAATGTTTGCATT tgcagcactccctcagtactgcacgagaCCATCcgagattttgtgctgaagtctctggagtgtgacttgaacctgCGACCTTCCACCGCAGAGGCAAGTGTGCCACCCAGCTGGCACCTGTGTTATAAGACAGGTAGCCCCCTGACCCGCTGCTCCCA ATGTACACAGTATCACAACcgtaacagtgcagaaggaggccattcggcccatcgtgtccacactggctctcaaagagcaattccctccgtTCCATTATGCAAAACAGTACACAATTCTGAGAAA GAGCTGCTGACAGACACTCATCACCTAAA GTTTTTACAGGAGGAGAACGAGGATCTGCAGAGATGCCTGGCGCGTGCCACCTACAGAATGGCGAAAATGGACTCGGACTTCAAAGCCAGCCTCGGGTGCCTGGAGAGTGAGCTACAGCGGGCGCGGGCGGACCTGGGGCACCTGAGGGAGAAGTTCTGGAG GCTACAGGAGAATTTTTCCAGTACACAGCAAGTCAATGAGTTTATGGAGGAAAAACTCGACACGATC TCTCAAAACATGGAAACAGAGAGAAAAAGCCTAAAGCAGCAGATATCCGAGCTGATCAACAGGCTGACTAGTGCCCAGAGGACCAGCTGCGCCCTGGAAAATATTAAT ATTCCTTCTCTGCTGCCGGAGATGGTCTCCCAACATGGACGTGAGGAACTGGAGACCAGCGTTAATCCCCCGTCATTTCTGGATGTCACTATCTTCACCCCACCCACCTCCTTTATGGACGAAGGGCCTGAAACAGATGCTGGAGCCCGCAGTCACTCTGAATGCCCAATTTCGAGTGCAGCGGtacctgtggcaggactgcactgtCAGGTGGGCACCGTCCTGGAAGATAATGGGTCCTACCGTCCGGAGGAGCAGGGGTCCACCACCAGCCAGGAGGAACCAACCAGGCCATTGAGGACAAGTGGAACTTCAGCTCCTCGCGGGCGCACGCTTTTCACTTCATGGAAACCCTGCCTTAAAGCCAACCCTCCACTGGAATGGTTTGAGGCGCTGAAAGGAAATGAGTCACGGGCAGCTGGAGGGGAACCAGAGGCGGGACACCTGCCCTCAGCTGGCAGGTTTGCAGCCCGTCATGATGACCCCTTTGGCCCCATTGCCCGGGAGCAACAGCTAACGGCGGCCCTGAGCGTGACGAACGAGGGAGGGCGAAGAGAATTCAATCCCAACAGGCAGCAACCTCCACGTTACGGGAAAGACATGGATCCAAAGTCACACTATTTGCTGAGTGGCCCCTGCGGGGTGGTCAGCAGTTCTGCAGGCTCGGAGGACGAGGCAGTGGGCAGCTGGAGCAAGATCTTTGCAGGCAAGGTCCCAGCCAGTGTCGTAAGAGGCCAAGAGCTTGACCACCATTCGCTGCTGAGTGACTTTGTGAAGACATTCCAGACCAATGGGAGCACTTCGCTGTGTGGCTCAGATGGAAAGGCTGTGAGAGGTGATATTGGGAACCACTTGACGTCCCCAGGGCTACTAGGAGCCAACTGGGACCCTTCACCCCAACCCAGCCTTGCAGATAGCAAACGCTGGGCCAACCAATGGGGTGAGGAGATTGGCTACCAACTCTTTGAGGTAGGCGGCTGGAGCCGCGATGACGATGCACCGTGGAGACCGCAGGAGGGTGTAAGGGCTGTCGGAGGCGAAGAGCAGCCGAGAGGAGACCTGGGAGCAATGACAAGGCCAAGACCATCTGCTAAGCACCGTCCAGCCACAGCTCCCAAGCCACGTATGGGCCAGCTGCCAGGGACTAGACCTTCTGAAGACTCCGCATGA